From the genome of Adhaeribacter pallidiroseus:
GCCAGCATCATGGGCATGGATGTCTTCACATTGGATCCAAATTCCGGGTTAGGTGAAAATAAAGTAACCAGCCCGTTGTCGCCGATCTTTATGTAGCTATTTAGTTCAAACCAAGCTTTCGGTAGTTTTGACACCTCCTCCGTAGTAGGCTTGCAGCCGGCCAGCCAACTAAAACTGAGCATCATGCCGCCTCCGGCTAGAGCCGAAGCTTTTAAGAAATCCCGCCGGTTGATCGTTTTTTTTGCAGTTTCCATAGTTACAGTTTTAGGCAGTTTTGGTTGATTTAGCAGCCGTTTTGATAGCGGTCTTAATACGCAGATAAGTGGCACAACGGCAGATATTACCGTTCATCGTCGTTTCAATTTCTTCATCCGTAGGATTTGGATTGCTTTTCAACAACGCTGATGCATTCATTATTTGCCCAGCCTGACAATAGCCGCACTGTGCTACATCATGTTCCAACCAGGCTTGTTGTACCGGATGGTCTCCTTTTTCCGAAAGTCCCTCTATGGTGGTTATGGTTTGTTCGCCTACCGCTGATACCGGCAATTGACAGGAACGCATGGCTACCTCGCCGAGATGGATGGTGCAGGCCCCACATTGGGCAATGCCACAACCGTACTTGGTTCCGACTAGGTTTAGGTGATCCCGCAACACCCACAACATAGGCGTGGCTGGGTCAACGTTCACCTGCAGAACTTTTCCGTTAATTTTTAAGCTATATGTTGCCATAACTTTGTATGTTAAAGGTTACAATAATATACCTGGAAATAAATTACCATCCTATACTTTAGCCTTTTACGGCTTTACTATGCTATTATATTCAGCATCCGTAACTGGCTCTAACCATATCACGGCTCCATTTTGGGTGTTGGTTACGGCTATTTGAATAAACTCTTGATTGGGACTCGCCCCGTGCCAATGCTTTACATTTGGCGGGCATTTGACTACTTCTCCTTTCCGTAGAATCCTTTTCGGACTCCCTTTTTCTTGATAATACCCTACTCCACCGGTGGCTAGCAATATCTGTCCGCCCGGATGAGAATGCCACTTGGTCCGGGCCCCCGGTTCAAAAGTTACATTGCCTACCGATATCGGATTAAGACTGTCACTCGCCACCAAGGGCTGCAACCAAGCATTACCTTTAAAATTATCATTGGTAATCTTTTCTCCTGTGGGAAAAACCAGGTTCTGGTTAATAGACGAACTATTTTTCTTGTTCTGTGCCTTCACTGGCAAAGTGAATGAGCAAAAAAGCACCCACGAGAGAATAAACAAGTTGGCAAAGTATATCATGGTAATACCTTTTATTTCTTTCTTGAATTTATTACAATCGCCAGAACCTGTTTAGCTACTTCTGCCTCCTTTTTTCCACCATGGGCGTCAATCAGGGAAATGATTTGCATGAGCCCAGCTTCCGTGATACCAATGTTTAAGGCAATGCCCATATGGCTTTGCATCATCGGCTCGACTCCCCCCAAGTTGATAAGGGCCGATATAGTAGCAATTTCTCTATCGGCATAGCTAATAATATCCCGGGTAAAAAGGTCGGCAAACA
Proteins encoded in this window:
- a CDS encoding (2Fe-2S)-binding protein, whose translation is MATYSLKINGKVLQVNVDPATPMLWVLRDHLNLVGTKYGCGIAQCGACTIHLGEVAMRSCQLPVSAVGEQTITTIEGLSEKGDHPVQQAWLEHDVAQCGYCQAGQIMNASALLKSNPNPTDEEIETTMNGNICRCATYLRIKTAIKTAAKSTKTA
- a CDS encoding cupin domain-containing protein; this translates as MIYFANLFILSWVLFCSFTLPVKAQNKKNSSSINQNLVFPTGEKITNDNFKGNAWLQPLVASDSLNPISVGNVTFEPGARTKWHSHPGGQILLATGGVGYYQEKGSPKRILRKGEVVKCPPNVKHWHGASPNQEFIQIAVTNTQNGAVIWLEPVTDAEYNSIVKP